In Frederiksenia canicola, the sequence ACAAGCGGGTAATGGACGAAGTGATTTACCCAACGGTGCGGGGAATGGCGGCGGAAGGCAATGAATATACGGGTTTTTTATATGCGGGCTTGATGATTATGCCAAACGGTCAGCCAAAAGTAATCGAATTTAACTGCCGCTTTGGCGACCCTGAAACCCAACCGATTATGTTGCGTTTGCAATCCGATTTAGTCGAACTCTGCTTAAAAGCCTGCGACGGCAAATTAGACGAAGTCCAATCAAAATGGTGCGAACAAGCGGCTCTTGGCATCGTACTTGCTGCAGAAGGCTACCCAGCCGATTATCGCAAAGGCGATGAAATTTCGGGAATTCCTACCGAAAGAAAAGACGATGAAAAAGTCTTTTTAGCAGGCGTTGAGCTTAAAGACGGAAAACTGCTCACCAATGGCGGACGAGTGCTTTGTGCCACTGCGTTAGGAAACAGTGTATTCGAGGCTCAACAAAAAGCACTGAAGCTCGCCGAACAAATCCAATGGCAAGGCAGATTCTACCGCCGCGACATCGGCTATCGTGCTGTTGCTCGTGAACAGGGCTAACAAGCGGTCAGATTCAGCAAAAATTTTGCAAATTCATACAACATACAAAAAAGAGACGAATTGAATTCGTCTCTTGTCATTTGCAAATTTTAGTAAGCAACCGACCGCTTGTTACTTCTGTTTTTGTGCTTCAACCGCTTCCATTGCACGCAATGCGTAAGTGTAAGCCGCCCCCGCGTTGAGAGCGATAGCCGTAGCCAATGCACCGGCAATTTCGCTTTCCGTTGCCCCTGCTTTTGCTGCTTCTTCAGCGTGAACACTGATACAACTTTCGCAACGAGTAGTCACGGCAACGGCTAACGCGATAAGTTCACGTGTTTTGTGATCAAGTGCTTCTGCCGCAGCAGCTTGACTTAATGCCTTGTAGCCTTCCAACATTTTAGGGTGGTTTTGCCCTAACTTGCCGAAAGATTTTTTAACGTGGGCAGTATGTTCTGCCCAATTGGTAAATTGTTCCATTCTAATCTCCTATGAATAACAAAAAATTCACACTATTATCGCACATCACTCATCAAATCCAACCTATATTTCACCTACAATTTCAAGTAGAATAGCCCGAATTTTTTGACTAATAAGGAATACATAATGTCCACGCAATTTGTCTATACAATGCATCGTGTCGGTAAGGTTGTCCCGCCGAAACGACACATTTTGAAAGATATTTCCCTGAGCTTTTTCCCAGGGGCAAAAATCGGGGTGCTTGGCTTAAATGGTGCAGGTAAATCCACTTTATTACGCATTATGGCAGGCATTGATAAAGAGATCGAAGGGGAAGCTCGTCCACAACCAGGGATCAAAATCGGCTACCTTCCACAAGAGCCGAAACTTGAACCACAGCAAACCGTTCGTGAAGCCATTGAAGAAGCGGTTGGCGAAGTGAAACAAGCACTCACTCGTTTAGATGAAGTTTACGCACTTTACGCCGATCCTGATGCAGACTTCGATAAACTTGCCGCCGAGCAAGCAGAGCTTGAAGCCATTATCCAAGCTCATGATGGACACAATTTAGAAAACCAGTTAGAACGTGCAGCTGATGCATTACGTTTACCAGATTGGGACGCAAAAATTGAGCACCTATCTGGGGGTGAACGCCGTCGTGTTGCCCTTTGCCGTTTATTGCTCGAAAAACCAGATATGTTATTGCTCGATGAGCCAACCAACCACTTAGATGCGGAATCAGTCGCTTGGTTAGAACGCTTCCTACATGACTATGAAGGCACAGTGGTGGCAATTACCCACGACCGTTACTTCTTAGATAACGTAGCAGGTTGGATCTTAGAACTTGACCGAGGCGAAGGTATTCCTTGGGAGGGTAACTATTCCTCTTGGTTAGAACAGAAAGAAAAACGCCTAGCCCAAGAGCAAGCGGCAGAATCGGCTCGT encodes:
- a CDS encoding carboxymuconolactone decarboxylase family protein; translated protein: MEQFTNWAEHTAHVKKSFGKLGQNHPKMLEGYKALSQAAAAEALDHKTRELIALAVAVTTRCESCISVHAEEAAKAGATESEIAGALATAIALNAGAAYTYALRAMEAVEAQKQK